In Actinomyces radicidentis, one genomic interval encodes:
- a CDS encoding Gfo/Idh/MocA family protein encodes MSETAKSLRVGLIGLGSMGRHHARVIRATEGMDLVAVADPAGDKFGVAGDLPLLPDVHALIDAGLDAAMVAVPTVYHEEVALALAEAGVHTMVEKPIAHTTEAGRRVADAFADKGLVGAVGYVERCNPALRALRQRLDAGELGQVYQVLTRRQGPFPARISDVGVVKDLATHDIDLTAWVAGAPYANVSAQVAHRSGRENEDMVVASGRLTNGVIVSHVVNWLTPFKERVTIVTGEKGSFVADTLTGDLTFYANGTMENTWDQVANFRGVTEGDVTRLAIEKREPLALEQEHFRDAVGGDASGIVTMTEGVGTLEVIDAVLTSAAENRTVEL; translated from the coding sequence ATGAGCGAGACCGCGAAGAGCCTGCGAGTCGGCCTCATCGGCCTCGGGTCCATGGGGCGCCACCACGCCCGCGTCATCCGCGCCACCGAGGGCATGGACCTCGTCGCCGTCGCCGACCCCGCGGGCGACAAGTTCGGCGTCGCCGGGGACCTGCCGCTCCTGCCCGACGTCCACGCCCTCATCGACGCCGGGCTCGACGCCGCCATGGTCGCCGTCCCGACCGTCTACCACGAGGAGGTCGCCCTCGCCCTCGCCGAGGCCGGCGTCCACACGATGGTCGAGAAGCCCATCGCCCACACCACCGAGGCCGGTCGACGCGTCGCCGACGCCTTCGCCGACAAGGGACTCGTCGGCGCCGTCGGCTACGTCGAGCGCTGCAACCCGGCCCTGCGCGCCCTGCGCCAGCGCCTCGACGCCGGCGAGCTCGGGCAGGTCTACCAGGTCCTCACCCGCCGCCAGGGGCCCTTCCCGGCCCGCATCAGCGACGTCGGCGTCGTCAAGGACCTCGCGACCCACGACATCGACCTCACCGCCTGGGTCGCCGGCGCCCCCTACGCCAACGTCAGCGCGCAGGTCGCCCACCGCTCCGGCCGCGAGAACGAGGACATGGTCGTCGCCTCCGGGCGGCTCACCAACGGCGTCATCGTCTCCCACGTCGTCAACTGGCTCACCCCCTTCAAGGAGCGCGTCACGATCGTCACGGGGGAGAAGGGCTCCTTCGTCGCGGACACCCTCACCGGGGACCTCACCTTCTACGCCAACGGCACGATGGAGAACACCTGGGACCAGGTCGCCAACTTCCGCGGCGTCACCGAGGGCGACGTCACCCGCCTCGCCATCGAGAAGCGCGAGCCCCTCGCCCTCGAGCAGGAGCACTTCCGCGACGCCGTGGGCGGTGACGCCTCCGGCATCGTGACCATGACCGAGGGCGTCGGCACCCTCGAGGTCATCGACGCCGTCCTCACCTCCGCCGCGGAGAACAGGACCGTTGAGCTGTGA
- a CDS encoding DegT/DnrJ/EryC1/StrS family aminotransferase, translating to MSREFIPAAKPIIGDEERAAVDAVLASGMVVQGPQVKAFEEEFGAQVAAGAHAVAVNSGTSAQHLATLASFNETDPAALREAEVIVPSFTFAATGNSVAATGASPVFADIDPVTFTLDPASVEASITARTVAIEVVHLYGLPANMPEILAIAEKHGLKVWEDCAQAHAAAIDGKPVGTFGEWGSFSFYPTKNMTALEGGMVTTGEAELARRVRLLRNQGMEKQYANELVGFNNRMTDVNASVGRVQLTKLQGWTEQRQANAAVLDEGLAGVAGVVTPAVPEGYRHVYHQYTIRFEGATGEERTAAQAALKEEWQVGSGVYYPIPNHRLDSLAGFAQGLDLPGTEKAARECLSLPVHPSLTAEDLDRVVEAVSAVAKAGA from the coding sequence ATGTCACGCGAGTTCATCCCCGCAGCCAAGCCGATCATCGGCGACGAGGAGCGCGCCGCCGTCGACGCCGTCCTCGCCTCGGGCATGGTCGTCCAGGGCCCCCAGGTCAAGGCCTTCGAGGAGGAGTTCGGCGCCCAGGTCGCCGCCGGCGCCCACGCCGTCGCCGTCAACTCCGGCACCTCCGCCCAGCACCTGGCGACCCTCGCCTCCTTCAACGAGACCGACCCGGCCGCCCTGCGCGAGGCCGAGGTCATCGTCCCCTCCTTCACCTTCGCCGCCACCGGCAACTCCGTCGCCGCCACCGGCGCCAGCCCCGTCTTCGCCGACATCGACCCGGTCACCTTCACCCTCGACCCGGCCAGCGTCGAGGCCTCCATCACGGCCAGGACGGTCGCCATCGAGGTCGTCCACCTCTACGGCCTGCCCGCCAACATGCCGGAGATCCTCGCCATCGCCGAGAAGCACGGCCTCAAGGTCTGGGAGGACTGCGCCCAGGCCCACGCCGCCGCCATCGACGGCAAGCCGGTGGGCACCTTCGGCGAGTGGGGCTCCTTCTCCTTCTACCCGACCAAGAACATGACCGCCCTCGAGGGCGGCATGGTCACCACCGGCGAGGCCGAGCTCGCCCGCCGCGTCCGCCTCCTGCGCAACCAGGGCATGGAGAAGCAGTACGCCAACGAGCTCGTCGGCTTCAACAACCGCATGACCGACGTCAACGCCTCCGTCGGCCGCGTCCAGCTCACCAAGCTCCAGGGCTGGACCGAGCAGCGCCAGGCCAACGCCGCCGTCCTCGACGAGGGCCTCGCCGGCGTCGCCGGCGTCGTCACCCCCGCCGTCCCCGAGGGCTACCGGCACGTCTACCACCAGTACACGATCCGCTTCGAGGGGGCCACGGGCGAGGAGCGCACCGCAGCCCAGGCCGCCCTCAAGGAGGAGTGGCAGGTCGGCTCGGGCGTCTACTACCCGATCCCGAACCACCGCCTCGACTCCCTCGCCGGCTTCGCGCAGGGCCTCGACCTGCCCGGCACCGAGAAGGCCGCCCGCGAGTGCCTCTCCCTGCCGGTCCACCCCTCGCTGACCGCCGAGGACCTCGACCGCGTCGTCGAGGCCGTCAGCGCCGTCGCGAAGGCGGGTGCCTGA
- a CDS encoding acyltransferase: MSTRIAPSADVSEEAVIGDGSSVWHLAQVREHAELGENCIVGRGAYIGEGVVMGRNCKVQNYALVYEPARLADGVFIGPAVTLTNDHFPRAVNPDGSLKSASDWEPVGVTIEEGAAIGARSVCVAPVTIGAWATVAAGAVVTKDVPAFALVAGVPARRIGWVGRAGEPLVAVPAGDPAHSDAAPRWRCPVTGDLFEETAPTDSESDTTIREVTH; this comes from the coding sequence ATGTCCACGCGCATCGCACCGTCCGCCGACGTCTCCGAGGAGGCCGTCATCGGCGACGGCTCGAGCGTCTGGCACCTCGCGCAGGTGCGCGAGCACGCCGAGCTCGGTGAGAACTGCATCGTGGGGCGCGGCGCCTACATCGGCGAGGGCGTCGTCATGGGACGCAACTGCAAGGTGCAGAACTACGCCCTCGTCTACGAGCCCGCCCGCCTCGCCGACGGCGTCTTCATCGGCCCCGCCGTCACCCTCACGAACGACCACTTCCCGCGCGCCGTCAACCCGGACGGCTCCCTCAAGTCCGCCTCCGACTGGGAGCCCGTCGGCGTCACCATCGAGGAGGGCGCCGCGATCGGCGCCCGCTCGGTGTGCGTCGCGCCCGTCACCATCGGCGCCTGGGCGACCGTCGCCGCCGGCGCCGTCGTCACCAAGGACGTCCCCGCCTTCGCCCTCGTCGCAGGGGTCCCGGCCCGCCGCATCGGCTGGGTCGGCCGCGCCGGCGAGCCCCTCGTCGCCGTCCCCGCCGGGGACCCCGCCCACTCCGACGCCGCGCCGCGCTGGCGCTGCCCCGTCACCGGCGACCTCTTCGAGGAGACCGCCCCCACTGATTCAGAGTCCGACACCACCATCCGAGAGGTCACCCACTGA
- a CDS encoding glycosyltransferase family 2 protein, with protein MTVRDAAEAGAPSAPIEDAWLVIPLFNEAAVVRGVIERAREVFPHVVAVDDGSRDASAAEARAAGAVVVRHPINLGQGAALQTGFTYLLERTDARYAITFDADGQHAVADAAAMVARAEQEDLAIVLGSRFLDGSTQVGWLKRLILRTAAVASSRTSGLHLTDAHNGLRLIRRDALAQLDLRQNRMAHASEIVRQLGETGLPWAEHPVRIEYTDYSRSKGQSLWNSVNILVDLLFS; from the coding sequence ATGACGGTGAGAGATGCGGCGGAGGCCGGCGCGCCGAGCGCGCCGATCGAGGACGCCTGGCTCGTCATCCCGCTGTTCAACGAGGCCGCGGTGGTCCGCGGCGTCATCGAGCGCGCCCGCGAGGTCTTCCCGCACGTCGTCGCCGTCGACGACGGGTCCCGCGACGCCTCGGCCGCCGAGGCGCGGGCGGCGGGCGCCGTCGTCGTGCGCCACCCCATCAACCTCGGGCAGGGGGCCGCCCTCCAGACCGGCTTCACCTACCTCCTCGAGCGGACCGACGCCCGCTACGCCATCACCTTCGACGCCGACGGGCAGCACGCGGTCGCGGACGCCGCCGCCATGGTCGCCCGCGCCGAGCAGGAGGATCTCGCCATCGTCCTCGGCTCGCGCTTCCTCGACGGCTCGACCCAGGTCGGCTGGCTCAAGCGCCTCATCCTGCGCACCGCGGCCGTCGCCAGCTCGCGCACCTCGGGCCTGCACCTCACGGACGCCCACAACGGTCTGCGACTCATCCGTCGCGACGCGCTCGCGCAGCTGGACCTCAGGCAGAACCGGATGGCGCACGCCAGCGAGATCGTCCGCCAGCTCGGGGAGACGGGCCTGCCGTGGGCGGAGCACCCGGTCCGCATCGAGTACACGGACTACTCGCGATCGAAGGGGCAGTCGCTGTGGAACTCCGTCAACATCCTCGTCGACCTGCTCTTCTCATGA
- a CDS encoding DUF2304 domain-containing protein has translation MRTQLVIQVVLIVAVAAMGWMMLRSPGGARHLAARRLVTLAFVLFAIVAIITPSLVTDLAHLMGVGRGADLLLYALVIAFLASLLSSFRRNAAMERRLTRLARRVALEEAPGPDGRDATSSGEGGTRTTAPPSRHEER, from the coding sequence ATGAGGACCCAGCTCGTCATCCAGGTCGTCCTCATCGTCGCCGTCGCGGCGATGGGGTGGATGATGCTGCGCTCCCCCGGCGGCGCGCGCCACCTCGCGGCCCGGCGCCTCGTCACCCTGGCCTTCGTCCTCTTCGCGATCGTCGCGATCATCACGCCGTCGCTCGTGACGGACCTCGCCCACCTCATGGGCGTCGGGCGCGGCGCGGACCTCCTGCTCTACGCCCTCGTCATCGCCTTCCTCGCCTCACTGCTCTCGTCCTTCCGTCGGAACGCGGCGATGGAGCGGCGGCTCACCCGCCTCGCGCGTCGCGTCGCCCTCGAGGAGGCGCCGGGCCCGGACGGGCGGGACGCCACGTCCTCCGGCGAGGGCGGCACCCGGACGACGGCGCCTCCCTCGCGGCACGAGGAGCGCTGA
- a CDS encoding glycosyltransferase, whose protein sequence is MTATHLPDQPEPAPARFAEPGSAEVRVVTVAFNPGEELDRFLDSLHAASTQHSVSAVVVDNGSAHDVVRTAASRHGAVVRGDGSNRGYGAGANLGAAGLAEDWVVVANPDIVWRPGSLDALVAAAGSRPDAGCLGPRILNTDGTVYPSGRALPSLINGTGHALLARVWPGNPFTEAYRGRSTGGLREVGWLSGACLLLPARAWRIVKGFDEGYFMFFEDVDLGARVSAAGWTNVQVTDAVVVHDQGASWRARPEAMVRAHHASARRYLNRAYGEPWQAPLRWALSAGLRAREEVAVRTTPRR, encoded by the coding sequence GTGACTGCCACCCACCTACCGGACCAGCCGGAGCCCGCGCCCGCCCGCTTCGCCGAGCCCGGCTCCGCCGAGGTCCGCGTCGTCACCGTGGCCTTCAACCCGGGGGAGGAGCTCGACCGCTTCCTCGACTCGCTCCACGCGGCGTCGACGCAGCACTCCGTGAGCGCCGTCGTCGTCGACAACGGCTCCGCGCACGACGTCGTGCGGACGGCCGCCTCACGGCACGGCGCCGTCGTCCGGGGTGACGGCAGCAATCGGGGCTACGGGGCCGGCGCCAACCTCGGTGCGGCGGGGCTCGCCGAGGACTGGGTCGTCGTCGCCAACCCCGACATCGTGTGGCGCCCCGGCAGCCTGGACGCCCTCGTGGCGGCGGCCGGGTCCCGTCCCGACGCCGGCTGCCTCGGCCCGCGGATCCTCAACACCGACGGCACCGTGTACCCCTCGGGCCGTGCGCTCCCGTCCCTCATCAACGGAACGGGCCACGCCCTGCTCGCACGCGTCTGGCCGGGCAACCCCTTCACCGAGGCCTACCGCGGCCGCTCCACCGGAGGGCTCCGCGAGGTCGGCTGGCTCTCCGGCGCCTGCCTCCTCCTCCCGGCCCGGGCGTGGAGGATCGTCAAGGGCTTCGACGAGGGCTACTTCATGTTCTTCGAGGACGTCGACCTCGGCGCCCGTGTGAGCGCAGCGGGCTGGACCAACGTCCAGGTCACCGACGCCGTCGTCGTCCACGACCAGGGGGCCAGCTGGCGCGCCCGACCGGAGGCGATGGTGCGGGCGCACCACGCGTCCGCCCGCCGCTACCTCAACCGCGCCTACGGCGAGCCGTGGCAGGCGCCCCTGAGGTGGGCGCTGTCCGCGGGGCTCCGCGCCCGCGAGGAGGTCGCGGTGAGGACCACTCCCCGCCGCTGA
- a CDS encoding LCP family protein has product MSSTVTPHARHSARDSRRNLGRRAGIAVLAVVLFLVSGACIALWDLQHQVNRVDVSSMLGTDRPTRAATADSYKGQAVNILVLGSDSRQGDNDVDGSAETETVARSDTAMVMHVSADRKRIDIVSIPRDTLVEVPDCTSSDGSTVSGSDSEMFNQAFANGAGTDDDENAIAAGAACTIKTVETLTGVYIDEYMVVDFDGLSNMIDALGGVKVYVTEDIDDADYTGLVLKKGCYLMDGATALKYARVRHGVGDGSDIQRITRQQNLMSAMLRTAKEKNLLTNADDLYSFAKSALASLTTSPGIGSLSTLAGLAQSIQDIGMDKVNFVTMPNEAPDWNPNRVVPTDEADEVWAALKVDKAVPAQTVSVAADGSTPSAQATPSASAEDAQTAEAAATTAAPAAASTTKATEDPAAQCH; this is encoded by the coding sequence GTGTCCTCCACCGTCACGCCGCACGCGCGGCACTCAGCGCGAGACTCACGTCGGAACCTCGGTCGCCGCGCAGGCATCGCCGTCCTCGCCGTCGTGCTCTTCCTCGTCTCCGGGGCCTGCATCGCCCTGTGGGACCTCCAGCACCAGGTCAACCGCGTCGACGTCTCGAGCATGCTCGGCACGGACCGACCGACCCGCGCGGCCACGGCCGACTCCTACAAGGGGCAGGCGGTCAACATCCTCGTCCTCGGATCGGACTCCCGGCAGGGCGACAACGACGTCGACGGCTCGGCGGAGACCGAGACGGTGGCCCGCTCGGACACGGCGATGGTCATGCACGTCTCCGCCGACCGGAAGCGCATCGACATCGTCTCCATCCCGCGCGACACCCTCGTGGAGGTCCCCGACTGCACGAGCTCGGACGGCTCGACCGTCTCCGGCTCGGACTCGGAGATGTTCAACCAGGCCTTCGCGAACGGCGCCGGGACGGACGATGACGAGAACGCCATCGCCGCGGGTGCGGCCTGCACCATCAAGACCGTCGAGACGCTCACGGGCGTCTACATCGACGAGTACATGGTGGTCGACTTCGACGGGCTGTCCAACATGATCGACGCGCTGGGCGGGGTCAAGGTCTACGTGACCGAGGACATCGACGACGCCGACTACACCGGGCTCGTCCTCAAGAAGGGCTGCTACCTCATGGACGGGGCCACGGCGCTCAAGTACGCCCGCGTGCGCCACGGCGTGGGCGACGGCTCCGACATCCAGCGCATCACGCGCCAGCAGAACCTCATGAGCGCCATGCTGCGCACCGCCAAGGAGAAGAACCTCCTCACCAACGCGGACGACCTCTACTCCTTCGCGAAGTCCGCGCTCGCCTCGCTCACGACCTCCCCCGGGATCGGCTCGCTGTCGACGCTCGCCGGCCTGGCGCAGTCCATCCAGGACATCGGGATGGACAAGGTGAACTTCGTGACGATGCCGAACGAGGCCCCCGACTGGAACCCGAACCGCGTCGTCCCGACGGACGAGGCGGACGAGGTCTGGGCCGCTCTCAAGGTGGATAAGGCCGTGCCGGCCCAGACCGTCTCCGTCGCCGCGGACGGGAGCACCCCCAGCGCGCAGGCGACACCGAGCGCCTCGGCCGAGGACGCGCAGACCGCGGAGGCCGCCGCCACGACCGCAGCCCCGGCGGCGGCCAGCACGACCAAGGCGACGGAGGATCCGGCGGCCCAGTGCCACTGA
- a CDS encoding LCP family protein, giving the protein MLRTIALILVILLALVGLRVAWVWHRVDSDISRTDALSSTDTSDGETWLIVGSDSRADGAVQDATEGARSDSLMVLNRAPNGEATLISLPRDTYVDIPGYGGNKINAAYSFGGASLLVSTVDDLTGLTVDHYVQVGMGGVEEMVDAVGGINVCLDYDVDDADSGLVWDTSQGTCQDVDGEKALQYSRMRKSDPTGDIGRAKRQRAVIAAVVAKAATVSTLVNLSRQDAIIDAGTGALTVDEGTSTGDLVQMMAAFHKASSHGLTGAPPISSLDYEPGGIGSAVLLQDTTAPDFFAKVRNGSLTTSDFNQG; this is encoded by the coding sequence GTGCTCCGCACGATCGCGCTCATCCTCGTCATCCTCCTGGCCCTCGTGGGCCTGCGAGTCGCCTGGGTCTGGCACCGCGTCGACTCCGACATCTCGAGGACGGACGCCCTCAGCTCCACGGACACCTCCGACGGCGAGACCTGGCTCATCGTGGGCTCCGACTCGCGCGCCGACGGCGCCGTCCAGGACGCCACGGAGGGTGCGCGCTCCGACTCGCTCATGGTCCTCAACCGGGCTCCCAACGGGGAGGCCACCCTCATCTCGCTGCCCCGCGACACCTACGTGGACATCCCGGGGTACGGCGGCAACAAGATCAACGCCGCCTACTCCTTCGGGGGCGCCTCCCTGCTGGTCTCGACGGTCGACGACCTCACGGGCCTCACGGTCGACCACTACGTCCAGGTCGGCATGGGCGGCGTCGAGGAGATGGTCGACGCCGTCGGCGGCATCAACGTCTGCCTCGACTACGACGTCGACGACGCCGACTCCGGCCTCGTCTGGGACACCTCCCAGGGCACCTGCCAGGACGTCGACGGCGAGAAGGCGCTCCAGTACTCCCGCATGCGCAAGTCCGACCCGACGGGAGACATCGGTCGTGCCAAGCGGCAGCGGGCGGTCATCGCCGCGGTCGTCGCCAAGGCCGCGACGGTCTCGACCCTGGTGAACCTCTCCCGCCAGGACGCGATCATCGACGCCGGCACCGGTGCGCTCACGGTAGACGAGGGCACGAGCACGGGCGACCTCGTGCAGATGATGGCGGCCTTCCACAAGGCCTCGAGCCACGGCCTCACGGGTGCGCCGCCGATCTCCTCGCTCGACTACGAGCCCGGCGGCATCGGCTCGGCGGTCCTCCTCCAGGACACGACGGCGCCCGACTTCTTCGCCAAGGTGAGGAACGGCTCGCTCACGACGAGCGACTTCAACCAGGGCTGA
- the galE gene encoding UDP-glucose 4-epimerase GalE gives MSILVAGGAGYIGAHVVRLLLERGEDVIVVDDLSYGTPERVEGATLVELDVASGDAVETLTDLMERRGVTAVIHFAARKQVGESVARPAWYYQQNVGGLANMLLAMDQARVDQMIFSSSAAVYGMPPVEVVPEDIDCRPINPYGETKLIGEWMMADAERAWGLRWAGLRYFNVAGAGWDDLGDMATLNLIPMVLERLANGETPKIFGTDYPTPDGTCVRDYIHVKDLAAAHIAALDYLAGGQEMTEHVFNVGTGTGSSVREVVSKVIASTGLDREPEELDRRAGDPPQLIGDASRIGRVLGWKPEHDLDDIVSSSFTAWQADPNRPHFA, from the coding sequence ATGAGCATCTTGGTCGCCGGCGGCGCCGGCTACATCGGGGCCCACGTGGTCCGCCTCCTCCTCGAGCGCGGAGAGGACGTCATCGTCGTCGACGACCTCTCCTACGGGACCCCCGAGCGGGTCGAGGGCGCGACCCTCGTGGAGCTCGACGTCGCCTCCGGCGACGCCGTCGAGACCCTCACGGACCTCATGGAGCGTCGCGGCGTCACCGCGGTCATCCACTTCGCCGCGCGCAAGCAGGTCGGCGAGTCCGTGGCCCGCCCCGCCTGGTACTACCAGCAGAACGTCGGCGGCCTGGCGAACATGCTCCTCGCCATGGACCAGGCGCGGGTCGACCAGATGATCTTCTCCTCCTCCGCCGCCGTCTACGGGATGCCGCCGGTCGAGGTCGTCCCCGAGGACATCGACTGCAGGCCGATCAACCCCTACGGCGAGACCAAGCTGATCGGCGAGTGGATGATGGCCGACGCCGAGCGCGCCTGGGGCCTGCGCTGGGCGGGCCTGCGCTACTTCAACGTCGCCGGCGCCGGCTGGGACGACCTCGGCGACATGGCCACCCTCAATCTCATCCCGATGGTCCTCGAGCGCCTCGCGAACGGTGAGACCCCGAAGATCTTCGGCACCGACTACCCGACGCCCGACGGCACCTGCGTCCGCGACTACATCCACGTCAAGGACCTCGCCGCCGCGCACATCGCCGCCCTCGACTACCTCGCGGGAGGCCAGGAGATGACGGAGCACGTCTTCAACGTCGGCACCGGCACGGGCTCGAGCGTCCGCGAGGTCGTCTCCAAGGTCATCGCCTCCACCGGTCTCGACCGCGAGCCCGAGGAGCTCGACCGTCGCGCCGGCGACCCGCCCCAGCTCATCGGCGACGCCTCCCGCATCGGCCGCGTCCTCGGCTGGAAGCCGGAGCACGACCTCGACGACATCGTCAGCTCCTCCTTCACCGCCTGGCAGGCGGACCCCAACCGTCCGCACTTCGCCTGA
- the purE gene encoding 5-(carboxyamino)imidazole ribonucleotide mutase translates to MSESKQPVVGIVMGSDSDWPTMEAAADALDEMSIAYEADVVSAHRMPTEMIEYGREAAGRGLRVIIAGAGGAAHLPGMLAAVTELPVVGVPVPLKYLDGMDSLLSIVQMPAGVPVATVSIGGARNAGLLAARILGAGEGAEAERIRAAMRDFQAEVSRVAHEKGARLRERRAQV, encoded by the coding sequence ATGAGCGAGAGCAAGCAGCCCGTCGTCGGCATCGTCATGGGCTCGGACTCCGACTGGCCGACGATGGAGGCCGCCGCCGACGCCCTCGACGAGATGAGCATCGCCTACGAGGCCGACGTCGTCTCCGCCCACCGCATGCCCACCGAGATGATCGAGTACGGGCGCGAGGCCGCCGGGCGCGGGCTGCGCGTCATCATCGCCGGCGCCGGGGGAGCAGCCCACCTGCCCGGCATGCTCGCCGCCGTCACCGAGCTGCCCGTCGTGGGGGTGCCCGTGCCGCTCAAGTACCTCGACGGCATGGACTCCCTCCTCTCCATCGTCCAGATGCCCGCCGGCGTTCCGGTGGCCACCGTCTCCATCGGCGGAGCCCGGAACGCCGGGCTCCTCGCCGCCCGGATCCTCGGGGCGGGGGAGGGCGCCGAGGCGGAGCGCATCCGCGCCGCCATGCGCGACTTCCAGGCGGAGGTCTCGCGCGTCGCCCACGAGAAGGGCGCCCGTCTGCGGGAGCGCCGCGCCCAGGTCTGA
- a CDS encoding 5-(carboxyamino)imidazole ribonucleotide synthase — MGGGQLARMMQEEAARLGIHVRALVEAPDGSTAQVTVDAPVGAADDEDAVRALVSGASAAEGGDAPRLQAVGPADALTFEHEHQDHELLLALAEEGVSVQPSARALLLARDKLAMRRAMTEAGLPQPAWAEAAGSEAEMRAVVTAFGEENGWPLVLKTPRGGYDGHGVLLVRSAAELDDGEAASWIASTAAAAAGRADGAGAGGGGSLGGAAVTSLLIEQAVPFTRELAVLLARSPRGEVAVWPVVETVQDGGICSEVLAPAPGLDPAATAEAERIGRTVAERFGVTGVLAVELFAVEAPGEPTRVYVNELAMRPHNSGHWTQDGAVTSQFAQHLRAVLDLPLGSAAPTVPATVMVNLLGGEHEPDAGALGRAMALEPEARIHLYGKGWRTGRKLGHVNLTGRSAEPADVETVRERARAVVAVLRGDA, encoded by the coding sequence ATCGGCGGCGGGCAGCTCGCCCGCATGATGCAGGAGGAGGCCGCCCGCCTGGGCATCCACGTGCGGGCCCTCGTCGAGGCCCCCGACGGCTCCACCGCCCAGGTCACCGTCGACGCCCCCGTCGGCGCCGCCGACGACGAGGACGCCGTCCGCGCGCTCGTCTCCGGCGCATCCGCGGCCGAGGGCGGGGACGCCCCCCGGCTCCAGGCCGTCGGCCCCGCCGACGCCCTCACCTTCGAGCACGAGCACCAGGACCACGAGCTCCTCCTCGCGCTCGCCGAGGAGGGCGTCTCCGTCCAGCCGAGCGCCCGGGCCCTCCTCCTGGCCCGCGACAAGCTCGCCATGCGCCGCGCCATGACCGAGGCCGGGCTTCCCCAGCCCGCCTGGGCCGAGGCCGCCGGCAGCGAGGCGGAGATGCGCGCGGTCGTCACCGCCTTCGGCGAGGAGAACGGCTGGCCACTCGTCCTCAAGACACCGCGCGGCGGCTACGACGGCCACGGCGTCCTCCTCGTCCGCTCGGCGGCCGAGCTCGACGACGGCGAGGCCGCCTCCTGGATCGCCTCCACCGCCGCGGCGGCCGCCGGCCGCGCCGACGGCGCCGGTGCGGGCGGGGGCGGCAGCCTCGGTGGAGCCGCCGTCACGAGCCTCCTCATCGAGCAGGCCGTCCCCTTCACCCGTGAGCTCGCCGTCCTCCTCGCGCGCAGCCCGCGGGGCGAGGTCGCCGTCTGGCCCGTCGTCGAGACCGTCCAGGACGGCGGCATCTGCTCCGAGGTCCTCGCCCCGGCCCCGGGGCTGGATCCCGCCGCCACCGCGGAGGCCGAGCGCATCGGGCGCACCGTCGCGGAGCGCTTCGGCGTCACGGGCGTCCTCGCCGTCGAGCTCTTCGCCGTCGAGGCGCCGGGCGAGCCGACCCGCGTCTACGTCAACGAGCTCGCCATGCGCCCCCACAATTCCGGGCACTGGACGCAGGACGGGGCGGTGACGAGCCAGTTCGCCCAGCACCTGCGCGCCGTCCTCGACCTGCCGCTGGGCTCCGCCGCCCCGACGGTCCCCGCGACCGTCATGGTGAACCTCCTCGGCGGGGAGCACGAGCCCGACGCCGGTGCGCTCGGTCGAGCCATGGCCCTCGAGCCCGAGGCCCGGATCCACCTGTACGGCAAGGGCTGGCGCACCGGCCGCAAGCTCGGCCACGTCAACCTCACGGGCCGCTCCGCGGAGCCGGCCGACGTCGAGACCGTGCGCGAGCGCGCCCGCGCCGTCGTCGCCGTCCTGCGCGGCGACGCCTGA
- a CDS encoding GtrA family protein codes for MTTSKSPSPAVHEREGAPGSLRDRLVAWIKEFIQFGLVGACSFVIDMGLFNLFQHGPVAFLAGHPNTANVASATIATIFSWVANRLWTYRGRTQENTAREALLFAFANVGGVLITQFCLLFTHHILGLTGPLADNIAAYVVGFALGTAFRFLFYHYIVFTGSAEEPAADGVVLGASIGGVPETRDETNDGHRPDAEARRR; via the coding sequence GTGACCACCTCGAAGAGCCCCTCCCCCGCCGTCCACGAGCGGGAGGGGGCGCCCGGCTCGCTGCGCGACCGGCTGGTCGCCTGGATCAAGGAGTTCATCCAGTTCGGGCTCGTGGGCGCCTGCTCCTTCGTCATCGACATGGGGCTGTTCAACCTCTTCCAGCACGGCCCGGTCGCCTTCCTGGCCGGTCACCCGAACACGGCGAACGTCGCGTCGGCCACCATCGCGACGATCTTCTCCTGGGTGGCGAACCGGCTGTGGACCTACCGCGGGCGCACGCAGGAGAACACGGCCCGTGAGGCGCTGCTCTTCGCCTTCGCCAACGTCGGCGGCGTGCTCATCACGCAGTTCTGCCTGCTCTTCACGCACCACATCCTGGGCCTGACGGGGCCGCTGGCGGACAACATCGCCGCCTACGTCGTCGGCTTCGCCCTGGGCACCGCCTTCCGCTTCCTCTTTTACCACTACATCGTCTTCACCGGCTCCGCCGAGGAGCCGGCCGCCGACGGCGTCGTCCTGGGCGCCTCGATCGGCGGGGTCCCCGAGACCCGCGACGAGACCAACGACGGCCACCGACCCGACGCGGAGGCCCGGAGGCGCTGA